CAACAGCGTGTTCCGGTGCGAGTAGTCATGGAACCGACTCTGGACATCCAACCACTCTGTGAACTGCTCGCTCGAGACGGCGTCATCGACCTCATCGACGAGGTCCTGGACCCATGCCTCGATCGTACTGTGCATCTCATCGTGCCGGGTGTCCGAATCGTCGAACGTTTCCCGGGAGCTGCTGCTCGTAGCCATATTTGATCACTGCTTCTCGAGTCGAGTCGAATCGAACTGAACTCGAGAAGACCTCCACCCCTCAGGGGGTCTCAAAAATACGCTGGACTCGAGCAGCTGGAGAGTTGTTAGCGGTGGCGGTGAGGATGCCAAGCCCCCGCCCTTAAGGAGCCGCCGAAGGCGGCGAGTAGGGCGGGGTAGTTCACTTAAGAAGTCCCGCGGACCTTTATAGGCGGAACAGGTCGGATGTGTTGGGGCCAACCCCGTGACGGTTTACTTGGTGACAGAGACAGCTGAGTCGAGTCCAGCAGGGTGTCCGTTCTCACACTCAACAGCTGAGACTGCATCTGGAAGAGCTGCAAGCCTGTGTGCGACGACATCAAGCGGATGTGAGTCAACAAACTGCGCCGGTTGATGAGTGACAGCCATTGAGCCATCGTTGACTTGCAAATGAACTGGCCCAAGGTCGTCATGCGTATCGTCCTGATGCCAGCCGACGAGTAGATTTTGTTCTGATTCGATCCAGTTGAACCAGTAGTACTCGTATGGGTCTCCGGTCTGCAGTTGAAAGCCGATCTCGATGCGAGCTACTGTTGCTGGATAGTTGCTGTCGCCAAGGTACTGTCGTGGGTTTACTTCGCCGACGACCCGATACGGGCCAGATTCACGCGGTTCGGAACGTCGTCGACGAACATTGTCGAACTCGCGGCTGAGTCGATTCTGGATACGGTCGTGAAGCCGCTTACTCTGCAATTTCTTCCGATTAGCGAGAAAGACAACCATTAGACGAGTGCCGAGTGTGAGTCTGTTTTGGGTGAGGAGAGTTCAACCACATCACCATATAACTGCAATGCATGCTTCACGAGCCCGAGTTCTGTGTTGATCGACTCCCACGTCGCGATCACGTTGCGGCGTTCACGAAGCTCGTCGGCTGAGAGTTCGTCTGCAGCGAATTGCTCCCGAAACTCGTTGAGTGACTGGACGGCATACTCGTCTGCCAACTCTTCCTGCTCTTGTTTCAAATCTGTGAGTTGGCTCTCCAGTTCGTCGCGTGAATGCTTCTCGATCAGATTGGTGACCTCATCGAAGAGCATCCGAACGGGATTCAGATCATACGCTTTTGTTCCATTGACAGTCGTCTCTGTAACCCAGTCATCGCTCTGCAGTCGCTGGAGTTCATCGTCGGCTGTTGCGCGTGAAACATTCGCCCGGTCTGCAATTTCCTGCACTGGCGTAGGCTCCTCCAATAATTCTACGACGTACCGGATACGCTCACGGCCACTCATGTCTTCCCTCCACGACCTTGGATTTGATTCGGTCATCGTACTACCACTTGTACTACACGACTCAAATAATTTTCCCTAGCTCAAATAATCAAACAGTA
The sequence above is a segment of the Natrinema sp. HArc-T2 genome. Coding sequences within it:
- a CDS encoding helix-turn-helix domain-containing protein, which produces MTESNPRSWREDMSGRERIRYVVELLEEPTPVQEIADRANVSRATADDELQRLQSDDWVTETTVNGTKAYDLNPVRMLFDEVTNLIEKHSRDELESQLTDLKQEQEELADEYAVQSLNEFREQFAADELSADELRERRNVIATWESINTELGLVKHALQLYGDVVELSSPKTDSHSALV